GAGTGAAGAGTAAAAGCAATCTAGACAGAAGATATAGTTCCTAAAAAGACTGATAGTTCGTGAATGCTAATATGCAAAACCACCAAGATATCAACCTTTACAAATGCTAATGTTTCCACTGAACTTAAGAACACAATTTAGgcttttaaataattctCGCGATAAACAGTACGCAAAGAAAACGCACattcaacaaaatttttcgTATGTGCAATAGAAGGGAAAAATAGTTTTATAAATAGTAAAACGATATAATTGAGCCGAAAACTCCACACATAACCAGAAAACCAATagtaaatagtaaaaattgcaaataataaaatgaaaaaactttCCTAAGTCattttatcattaaatataacggaagaaaggaaaaagaaaagaagaagtaaAGTGGACAACAAAGATAAACGAAAGCGGGCAAGCGAATAAGGCTCAAGTATTGGCGAAATCAATATGcaaaaataatgtaaaaagtatgaattagaaaaattaagatAGAAAGATAGCTACTAACGAACCATCAGCGAACGTCACCAAACCTTCAGCATCAACTCTTGAATGCTTGTACTGTGGATAATACCGGCTCACTGTGTAAGCTAACTGGCGATACTACttcagaagaagaggaattTGAAGGAGGTGAATTGTTATCCGTAGGAGTAAAAGAGAAGGCATCAGGATAGTACTGGAATGGACCCGAAgattgcttctttttgtgAAACTTATTGCGAGAATATCGCCGAGAATTagacaaatttttttcgtgACGATCCCCGCCATGCCTCTCATCAAAATGGTGTGAAGATTTGGGGTAGGGAGAATTATACCATGTATAAAAGTCCATGTATGAGGGTGGAAGATAgctattattattaatatagCATGCATAGGTGTAAGGGTCAACAAAGGTATAAGGGACATTGGGAGGGATTGCAGGGACGTCGTTTGAGTATATAGAAGAGTAGTCAATGGATGAATTAATATTCTGATTATAATAGGGAGAAGCGGTTGCATTATAAGGATCAAAGGCCCAAGCAAAATGTGATGGCTCAGGAGGGGATTCTGTACAGCTGGTGTCCGAAGAGTCACGACCATGGGAGAAACCAGGAACTATTTCCAATTGTAGTTCATTTACATAATCGTCCATAAAGCTTGTGTCAGTTAGAGAGGGAAAAGTAAATTGCGAACAAGCATCGTCGACATTGCAATTATACGCTAAAAGACGGAAAACACGTCGAAATTCCAATTGTATTCCTTTCATGGTAATCTCATCTGCAGTATTAGCTAGATTTCGAGATGTATGGAAAGGCTCTTCAACACACAGAAAATTGTTAAGCTGAAATTGCCATCCTTTTGCTCGTTTCGAAAGAAAGGTACCGTGTCTAATggataaaacaaaatgctcgtaatcaaataaataaccaaaaaatcgaaaaaacTCTACGAACAGGATACCAAGAGACTCCTCGTTTTTGTCACCAAAACCATGAACAAGATCTGGATCGTCGAAAAACGACACATCCAGCCCGTCAGTCATAGTAGACGAATCTTGTAAATGAGGAAGCATTTGCAAGCTGGGAAGAATCGGTGGATCGCGCTTTTgtaaaaagtttataaCCATACAGCTTATGGTGTAAGAAGTGAGTGTACCGCCCTCGGCAGCGTCATTCAAGCATCGTCTTTTTGCCCAATATTTAATCATAACAATCAAGGGCCGAACTCGGGGATCACAAAGAACGTAAGAGCGCATCAAACGCGTGTTTAAGGTAGATATAGTTTTATTGATATTGCAATCGCATGATAGTTGTAATTCTGAGTCCCAAACCTTTACAATTGGCACTTTAGCTGTTGAAATGCAAACGACCTTTTTAAGTCCGTTCCTAGCAAAGGCAGCTGACACCTCGCAGGTCGTTGGAGCACATTGAGGCGGATCAGTAATGATACACAAATCAATGTCTGATGCATTGCTGGCAAGAAGAGATTGGGTTGACCCAAAAAGGGAggttttgatatttttataggggaattcttttttcaatatttgtTCGAGTTTCTGCACAAATGCATATCGACGTTCTAAACCCGAGTCGTTCAGTATAATAGAGTCATACAACTCGTACAGTTGAGAAGAAATTAGATCAGTATCAATATCAActaaattctttaatgaTAGAGGATGTACTGGCGGAAGTGGATCCGCACCGAGGCTATAAGGAATACGCCTTCTATATTGAAAGCTGCGAGTTTCAAATTTGCAACCGCCAACGCAATTAGCGTTGTCCATAGTATTAAGAGGGTAAGAAGCTTCTAAGGTTTAATAAGTTGCAAATTCTCTATGGATTCCGACGTTATCCTACCTTGTCAGCTAGTAAAGGCGTGAGTTCTTTGTAATATGATCAGCTTTGATCTGAAACGATCCAGCAAGAACAGTTCAAATGTACGAGCCCTATCGACAAGAAAAGACAATTTAGAAGTACTTCTAAGTTTCAAGATCGTATTGATGAATTAATATGAAGTTGGTAATGTTTGTAGCTATTCTTAGGAAGAGGTGTGGGATAAAAGAACCGCCTAACAGCAATACGTACGTACATAGGTATCAGCTTTCCTACACAAGGAACAAGTACGGCATCAACATAGGATCGGTAAATAAGTAACAAATGAATATACAACGCCGTTATAAAGTAACCTTAATATATTCACGTAAGACACCTTTAAAGCAACGTTCAGctaatgatatttttacaatctTCAACTGaaaacaataaacaaagtaatcatcaaagaaaaaacgCAAACAATGACGTTGGCATGACAACGAGCATAATTGACACCTTTCTTGACGTTTTGACGTTAAATAGCGTGATTCCGTAATCTGCGTTATTCTATAAACAAACTAGCAATACATAAACATACATGATCAATGTTGCTCCCACAAAGCATGGACTTGACTTTCCAATTGAGTGGAAACGTTCGTGTAATACTTTACTACTAACGAATGTACAGCAGacaatattaaataaaaaacgcCGCCAAGTAAGCTATCCATCTAACTCCAAATACCATACAATTGACTCCTTTAATAAGAAACATAAATCAAACAATCTAACGGAATTTGAAATCGTTTCATTTATTCACTAAAATCTACGCTAAAACATGACACAACTTCATCTAGAAATTACATCTATGTCATCAAACGACACCACAgttgtaatataatagatgAAATTAAACACGTCAGAAAACACCAGCTGCCCTACATAATACGACCAAAAGGAAACATATCATGTAAGAGATCATCGCATAGAAAGACAGCAAAACAATTAGGTAAAAAACCTAATCGAAAAGCATGCCttcaaagaattaaaaGTCCTCACTCTGAGGGCAACGGTGCCTCCTATCATCATCCGTGTTGAGTTCTGTGGCTAGGTTAGGAAACCCAAGCCGGACGTATACTATAGAAATGATCCTATGGAGTATCGTCGATAGTGTTTTGTTGAGGATAATGACCCGTATATATAGTAAATATAACGGAAAAGCAGTCACATTCATTTCCAATCAACGAATAATGTTGAACTTTCAAGTATAATGCAGTGTCAATTACACTATATTAAAAAGACTTTGCAAGGCGGTGAAGCTGCTCTTAAATTACAATAAGCATGAAAATCATATTTCGGTaaattagtaaaagaaGTCATGAAAATAGAGCTTAAGGCcgagaaaacaaaaaaaaaatttacaaattttttaactagTTAGAAAAGGTTTAATAAAACTGGTAGGCTCCTCTATTCTATAACTTGTAATCGCCGACAGCCATGGCTTTAAAAAGTTGCTACTTGTTGTTACTTGTCATTAAACTGGTGAACACTAACTCCTTTAGAAGTTCGTACAGCAATTTGCACTTCAACCAACTACTTGGCAGACTTAAAAAACATGTCTGATACAACTTCATTGAATGTGTAAGAATGACTAAGATATATAAATAACTAATTCAGTAGTCCAGAATTGGAGTCTCCCCCTATTGAGCGGGTGGAATTAGAATCTTTACTTGTAATGAATATCATCAAGCACTGCCGTGATTCTTTTCCTAATATGGGAACAATTGGTAAGTGTAGTCATTGGAGAATAAGTTTTCCCTATTTTTCGAAATGATAAAACTTGCAATTTTTCTGCATCAAAGATGCAGCTATGCATTTGTCAGCTCAGTAATGCTCTACTTAGTGAAATTTCTTATCAACCACAGTTTCTCTCttgaaataatatttttaactaACTTTCGTTCAGGTCAGCTTGTTGGTATTGACATTGATGGTGTTTTACAAGTCAGTAGCAGCTTCGAGTCTCCGTCTGttcttgaaaatgaagagtCTGCTGTTAACAAGTCTGTTTCCGGTAAAGCACGCCAAGCTCATACTGAGGCGATGCTTAATCGTCTTCAGTACATTGGTGCTGTTACTGGTCACGTTGGTTGGTATTTGGGAGCCTATGTTAGTTCATTCTTAAGTAGCCCCTTTTTTGTAGAAACGCAATATGCTTATCAAAAGGCAAACCCCAACAGTATCGCTTTTCTTTATGATTTGTCTCAATCTTCTAATGGAACTTTGTACATGCGTGCTTATCAGTTAACTCCAGAGTTTATGGCTGCCCATGAGGAAAAAACTTGGACCGCCTCCTCCCTCAATAGCCACAACTTGACTCCTTCCAATGTTATCCGTGAACTTCCTATTGTTATTCACAACTCTCATTTGGCTACCTGTTTGCTCCACTCTCTTAGTGAGCCTCCTACTCCAGCTTCTACCCTAACCGCCGAAGCTGCTCTTGAAGATTGTGAAAGCAACTTACCCTTGACTGAAACGTTCAGTAACTTTGAGGTTAGTTTGGGTACCAGATATAGAAAGAATATTGAGTTATTATTGGAGTCTACTGATGAGTTTCATTATGAGCAAGGAAATCTTGGATTTCATCAACGTCAACTCGCAAGAGAGCAAGCTAAAATTCAACAGTGGATTGCTAAGCGTAAGGCCGAAAATGCAAATCGTGCTGCCGAAAATTTACAACCTTTACCTTTAGACGATTGGAAGCGAATCTTCAAGCTCCCTGCGGAGCCTCGACTTCTTGACTCTCTATTGATTAGCTCTCAAATTATGAAGTCTACTCAAATAGATGAACAAAGTTCTGCTTTCTTGTCTAAGCTTGCCGGTGTACGAAACGCTTATGCTTCTTAAGCTACTGATTGGTAA
This portion of the Schizosaccharomyces pombe strain 972h- genome assembly, chromosome: I genome encodes:
- the tif308 gene encoding translation initiation factor eIF3h (p40), with the translated sequence MSDTTSLNVPELESPPIERVELESLLVMNIIKHCRDSFPNMGTIGQLVGIDIDGVLQVSSSFESPSVLENEESAVNKSVSGKARQAHTEAMLNRLQYIGAVTGHVGWYLGAYVSSFLSSPFFVETQYAYQKANPNSIAFLYDLSQSSNGTLYMRAYQLTPEFMAAHEEKTWTASSLNSHNLTPSNVIRELPIVIHNSHLATCLLHSLSEPPTPASTLTAEAALEDCESNLPLTETFSNFEVSLGTRYRKNIELLLESTDEFHYEQGNLGFHQRQLAREQAKIQQWIAKRKAENANRAAENLQPLPLDDWKRIFKLPAEPRLLDSLLISSQIMKSTQIDEQSSAFLSKLAGVRNAYAS
- the cid13 gene encoding cytoplasmic poly(A) polymerase Cid13 codes for the protein MDNANCVGGCKFETRSFQYRRRIPYSLGADPLPPVHPLSLKNLVDIDTDLISSQLYELYDSIILNDSGLERRYAFVQKLEQILKKEFPYKNIKTSLFGSTQSLLASNASDIDLCIITDPPQCAPTTCEVSAAFARNGLKKVVCISTAKVPIVKVWDSELQLSCDCNINKTISTLNTRLMRSYVLCDPRVRPLIVMIKYWAKRRCLNDAAEGGTLTSYTISCMVINFLQKRDPPILPSLQMLPHLQDSSTMTDGLDVSFFDDPDLVHGFGDKNEESLGILFVEFFRFFGYLFDYEHFVLSIRHGTFLSKRAKGWQFQLNNFLCVEEPFHTSRNLANTADEITMKGIQLEFRRVFRLLAYNCNVDDACSQFTFPSLTDTSFMDDYVNELQLEIVPGFSHGRDSSDTSCTESPPEPSHFAWAFDPYNATASPYYNQNINSSIDYSSIYSNDVPAIPPNVPYTFVDPYTYACYINNNSYLPPSYMDFYTWYNSPYPKSSHHFDERHGGDRHEKNLSNSRRYSRNKFHKKKQSSGPFQYYPDAFSFTPTDNNSPPSNSSSSEVVSPVSLHSEPVLSTVQAFKS